From a single Rhodothermia bacterium genomic region:
- a CDS encoding response regulator transcription factor, giving the protein MAIQILIADDHPLMRLGIRNRLAQEDDFLVVAEAKDGLETVRLTIAHEPDVLLLDLDLPEANGIEVLEKLSAQKIKTKILILSAYNSPHYVRRVLGFGVMGYLNKRESLDTIAVAVRGVAAGQSGWFSPDIAGQMSAQAKNNPIIALENPQQLLTGRECDVLIAAAKGMAMDAIADHLCISVHTVRKHLSNIYEKIGVSDRSEAIAWAWQVKLMQA; this is encoded by the coding sequence ATGGCCATTCAGATCCTCATTGCAGATGATCACCCCTTGATGCGGCTTGGCATCCGTAATCGTCTGGCCCAAGAAGATGACTTTCTGGTGGTGGCAGAGGCAAAAGATGGCTTGGAAACGGTACGGCTGACGATAGCGCATGAACCGGATGTCTTGTTGTTGGATTTAGACCTGCCAGAAGCCAATGGTATAGAGGTATTGGAAAAGCTTTCTGCTCAAAAGATTAAAACCAAAATACTGATCCTTAGTGCCTATAACAGCCCACACTATGTTAGACGGGTTTTGGGCTTTGGTGTAATGGGCTATCTCAATAAACGAGAATCTCTTGATACGATTGCAGTGGCAGTACGAGGCGTTGCAGCCGGACAATCCGGGTGGTTTAGTCCAGATATCGCAGGGCAAATGTCTGCTCAAGCAAAAAACAACCCTATTATTGCTTTAGAAAACCCTCAACAACTTCTTACGGGCAGGGAATGTGATGTACTTATTGCTGCTGCAAAGGGAATGGCGATGGATGCCATCGCGGATCATTTGTGCATCTCGGTTCATACGGTACGGAAACACCTCTCAAACATTTATGAGAAAATCGGCGTTTCAGATCGCTCGGAAGCCATCGCTTGGGCGTGGCAAGTCAAACTGATGCAGGCATAA
- a CDS encoding LytR C-terminal domain-containing protein, which produces MEPSTIQTFWRNQKLNIGLILAIMVMLVLIWALLSRLITPNTNPERASNPLNLMGDRIQLEVRNATQVKDVAANVRRYLEGYKFDVVESGNAEKKGEAYTMVIDRSGVKEHAERVAYLLGVPSNRVRQEVVPDAFLDVSIVIGEDFPNLKPFAKN; this is translated from the coding sequence ATGGAACCCTCCACTATACAGACCTTCTGGCGTAACCAGAAACTGAACATAGGTTTAATTTTGGCCATTATGGTTATGCTGGTTTTAATTTGGGCCTTGTTATCGCGACTGATCACACCAAACACCAATCCGGAACGTGCCTCGAATCCATTAAACCTAATGGGAGACCGTATTCAGTTGGAGGTGCGGAATGCAACCCAAGTTAAGGATGTTGCTGCAAACGTTAGACGATACCTTGAAGGCTATAAATTTGATGTCGTTGAAAGCGGAAACGCAGAGAAAAAAGGGGAGGCTTATACGATGGTGATAGATCGGTCGGGCGTTAAGGAACACGCCGAGCGCGTAGCGTATCTGCTGGGAGTTCCATCCAATAGGGTTCGACAAGAAGTGGTGCCCGATGCTTTTTTGGATGTCAGCATTGTCATTGGTGAGGACTTCCCAAACCTAAAACCGTTCGCAAAGAATTAA
- the rsfS gene encoding ribosome silencing factor, translating to METLNELSGLPERKKPENAAPTKELAREAIFAAFRKKATNVVVMDIREVSGIADYFVICTGDSQRQIKAIADGIREDVREALGEKPWRSEGYKQQEWILLDYVDVVVHVFNEEKRTHFGLERLWGDAPREEIQDGVTEIVLLGQ from the coding sequence ATGGAAACCTTAAACGAGTTGTCTGGCTTGCCGGAGCGAAAAAAACCGGAAAATGCCGCCCCTACCAAAGAACTTGCCCGCGAAGCCATTTTTGCAGCATTCCGAAAAAAAGCCACCAATGTTGTGGTGATGGATATTCGTGAAGTAAGTGGAATTGCTGATTATTTCGTGATCTGTACCGGAGATTCCCAGCGGCAGATTAAGGCTATTGCCGATGGAATCAGGGAAGATGTGCGCGAGGCTCTGGGCGAAAAACCATGGCGAAGCGAAGGATACAAACAACAAGAATGGATTTTGTTGGACTATGTGGATGTGGTGGTACATGTCTTTAACGAAGAGAAACGCACCCATTTTGGGCTGGAGCGCCTATGGGGTGATGCACCCCGCGAGGAAATCCAAGACGGCGTAACTGAAATTGTGCTCTTGGGTCAATAA